In Kocuria turfanensis, a single genomic region encodes these proteins:
- a CDS encoding sugar transferase, whose product MTVRPAAWRDTHIRNLRQVDAAALAATLLLTQLVRFGLEQEQLLLGGLTVPYWLVGAALGVAWWAWLELRGARDVRLIGYPVDENRQVVTATLVLFGAMAILSYVFNVPMARSYVVLALPLGILLLLAGRGLVRRGLTRRRLSGQAMARTLVVGRVPGVVEMLKTLQEHPAAGLDPVAVYAPSSGTALPRHLARVRMPQNMLAAGERPSVEGIVAACREHRIETLVLAASAPLSSEEVRHLSWHLADAHIRLVLDTGLTDIAGPRIHTQQLAGLPLIHVSTPRLSRSRRMLKRLVDVVGAAAALVLLSPVLLVLAAIVKNHDGGPVLFAQERTGRDGTTFKMLKFRSMYADAEERKAELMAANDAKGGVLFFMENDPRVTGPGRWMRQYSLDELPQFLNVLRGEMSLVGPRPPLPSEVAQYEDYVHRRLRVKPGITGLWQVSGRDDLEWEQAVRLDLYYVENWSPVQDFVILLRTVKTVLAKEGAH is encoded by the coding sequence ATGACCGTGCGGCCGGCCGCCTGGCGGGACACGCACATCCGGAACCTGCGCCAGGTGGACGCGGCCGCCCTGGCCGCCACGCTCCTGCTGACGCAGCTGGTGCGCTTCGGCCTCGAGCAGGAGCAGCTGCTCCTCGGCGGGCTCACCGTGCCGTACTGGCTGGTGGGTGCCGCGCTCGGTGTCGCGTGGTGGGCCTGGCTGGAGCTGCGCGGCGCCCGCGACGTCCGGCTGATCGGCTACCCGGTCGACGAGAACCGGCAGGTCGTCACCGCCACCCTGGTGCTCTTCGGGGCCATGGCCATCCTCTCCTACGTGTTCAACGTGCCGATGGCCCGCAGCTACGTGGTGCTGGCCCTGCCGCTGGGCATCCTGCTCCTGCTGGCCGGGCGCGGCCTGGTCCGGAGGGGGCTGACGCGCCGGCGGCTGTCCGGGCAGGCGATGGCCCGCACCCTCGTGGTGGGCCGCGTGCCCGGGGTCGTGGAGATGCTCAAGACGCTGCAGGAGCACCCGGCCGCGGGCCTGGACCCGGTGGCGGTCTACGCCCCGTCGTCGGGCACGGCCCTGCCCCGGCACCTGGCCCGGGTGCGGATGCCGCAGAACATGCTGGCGGCCGGCGAGCGCCCCTCGGTGGAGGGAATCGTGGCCGCGTGCCGGGAGCACCGGATCGAGACCCTGGTGCTGGCCGCCTCCGCGCCGCTGAGCTCGGAGGAGGTGCGGCACCTGTCCTGGCACCTGGCCGACGCGCACATCCGCCTGGTGCTGGACACCGGGCTCACCGACATCGCCGGGCCGCGCATCCACACCCAGCAGCTGGCGGGCCTGCCGCTGATCCACGTCTCCACGCCGCGGCTGAGCCGGTCCCGGCGGATGCTCAAGCGCCTGGTGGACGTGGTGGGGGCCGCCGCCGCGCTGGTGCTCCTCTCCCCCGTGCTGCTCGTGCTGGCCGCGATCGTCAAGAACCACGACGGCGGGCCCGTGCTCTTCGCCCAGGAGCGCACCGGCCGGGACGGCACCACGTTCAAGATGCTGAAGTTCCGCTCCATGTACGCCGACGCCGAGGAGCGCAAGGCCGAGCTGATGGCCGCCAACGACGCCAAGGGCGGGGTGCTGTTCTTCATGGAGAACGACCCCCGGGTGACCGGACCGGGGCGGTGGATGCGCCAGTACAGCCTCGACGAGCTGCCCCAGTTCCTCAACGTGCTGCGCGGGGAGATGTCGCTGGTCGGCCCCCGGCCGCCGCTGCCGAGCGAGGTCGCCCAGTACGAGGACTACGTCCACCGCCGGCTGCGGGTCAAGCCGGGCATCACCGGGCTGTGGCAGGTCTCCGGGCGCGACGACCTGGAGTGGGAGCAGGCCGTGCGCCTGGACCTCTACTACGTGGAGAACTGGTCCCCGGTCCAGGACTTCGTGATCCTGCTGCGCACCGTCAAGACCGTGCTCGCCAAGGAGGGCGCCCACTAG
- a CDS encoding WecB/TagA/CpsF family glycosyltransferase: MLKHQSRAESTGPIEIPVSGVKVTPMDADELHRWISATWQEGRKAAVLAHNLHSLYTWEVNATFRAFYEQADVVLTDGFPVLKLAKWRSGRPLSAKRHRLGTLDWLPGLMGRTPVRRVAVVGATPAGNARTVQLLRAGAGSGEVRGWAGEGWHPMLEKRIVQELQEYRPDFVIVGLGMPLQEEFLSRRWAELPPAIYAAVGGGIDEYAGIQKPPPRWLGPLGLEWAYRLVTQPRRLGHRYVVEPWLLAYLLAAKVARRGAGTPVGA, from the coding sequence ATGTTGAAGCACCAGTCCCGCGCCGAGAGCACGGGCCCGATCGAAATCCCGGTCAGTGGAGTCAAGGTCACGCCCATGGACGCCGACGAGCTGCACCGGTGGATCTCGGCGACCTGGCAGGAGGGCCGCAAGGCCGCCGTCCTGGCCCACAACCTGCACAGTCTCTACACCTGGGAGGTCAACGCCACGTTCCGCGCCTTCTACGAGCAGGCCGACGTGGTCCTCACGGACGGCTTCCCGGTCCTGAAGCTGGCGAAGTGGCGCTCCGGCCGGCCGCTCAGCGCCAAGCGGCACCGGCTCGGCACCCTGGACTGGCTGCCCGGTCTGATGGGTCGCACCCCGGTGCGGCGCGTCGCCGTCGTCGGAGCCACTCCTGCGGGCAACGCGCGCACGGTGCAGCTGCTGCGTGCGGGGGCCGGCTCCGGCGAGGTCCGGGGCTGGGCGGGCGAGGGCTGGCACCCCATGCTGGAGAAGCGCATCGTGCAGGAGCTCCAGGAGTACCGGCCGGACTTCGTGATCGTGGGCCTGGGCATGCCGCTGCAGGAGGAGTTCCTGAGCCGGCGCTGGGCGGAGCTGCCCCCGGCGATCTACGCGGCCGTGGGCGGCGGGATCGACGAGTACGCCGGCATCCAGAAGCCGCCGCCGCGCTGGCTCGGGCCGCTGGGCCTGGAGTGGGCCTACCGGCTGGTGACGCAGCCGCGGCGGCTGGGACACCGCTACGTCGTCGAGCCGTGGCTGCTCGCCTATCTCCTGGCGGCCAAGGTCGCCCGGCGAGGGGCGGGCACGCCGGTCGGTGCGTGA
- a CDS encoding 50S ribosomal protein L25/general stress protein Ctc, with protein MADTIRIPAETRSDFGKGYARRIRTKDQIPAVVYGHGAEPKHVIIPGHETMLAVRNRNAVLELQLDGSTELVMVKDVQRHATRPEILHIDLLAVRRGEKVEVEIPVHVIGEVEVGAVHNVEENTLTVEADALNTPEHVTINLDGHGVGDHVYAADVRLPEGVTMVSDPELLVVNVSAPQAEDLGETPEEGAEAADEAAEAPEGDVVPENEA; from the coding sequence ATGGCCGACACCATCCGCATCCCCGCCGAGACCCGCAGCGACTTCGGCAAGGGCTACGCCCGCCGCATCCGCACCAAGGACCAGATCCCCGCGGTCGTCTACGGCCACGGCGCCGAGCCCAAGCACGTGATCATCCCCGGCCACGAGACCATGCTGGCCGTGCGCAACCGCAACGCCGTGCTCGAGCTCCAGCTCGACGGCAGCACCGAGCTCGTGATGGTCAAGGACGTCCAGCGTCACGCCACCCGCCCGGAGATCCTGCACATCGACCTGCTCGCCGTGCGCCGCGGCGAGAAGGTCGAGGTCGAGATCCCCGTGCACGTGATCGGCGAGGTCGAGGTCGGCGCCGTGCACAACGTCGAGGAGAACACCCTCACCGTCGAGGCCGACGCCCTGAACACGCCCGAGCACGTGACCATCAACCTCGACGGCCACGGCGTGGGCGACCACGTCTACGCCGCCGACGTCCGCCTGCCCGAGGGCGTGACCATGGTCTCCGACCCCGAGCTGCTCGTGGTCAACGTCTCCGCCCCGCAGGCCGAGGACCTGGGCGAGACCCCGGAGGAGGGTGCCGAGGCCGCCGACGAGGCCGCCGAGGCCCCCGAGGGCGACGTCGTCCCCGAGAACGAGGCCTGA
- the pth gene encoding aminoacyl-tRNA hydrolase, giving the protein MSDAWLVVGLGNPGPEYARTRHNVGQMVLDELASRLGGGFKAHKARAQVLETRLRPGGPRLVLAKPMTYMNTSGGPVAGLAKFYDIAPERIVAVHDEIDIPFAALKLKIGGGEGGHNGLRDMSKALSTKDYHRVRVGVGRPPGRMDAASYVLKPFSSTEAKELPFLLDDAADAVEHLLDHGLLEAQQKFHAR; this is encoded by the coding sequence ATGTCCGACGCATGGCTGGTGGTGGGCCTGGGCAACCCCGGCCCCGAGTACGCCCGCACGCGGCACAACGTGGGACAGATGGTCCTCGACGAGCTGGCCTCCCGGCTCGGCGGCGGCTTCAAGGCGCACAAGGCCCGCGCCCAGGTGCTCGAGACGCGGCTGCGCCCCGGCGGGCCGCGGCTGGTCCTGGCCAAGCCGATGACCTACATGAACACCTCCGGCGGGCCCGTGGCCGGGCTGGCGAAGTTCTACGACATCGCCCCCGAGAGGATCGTCGCCGTGCACGACGAGATCGACATCCCCTTCGCCGCGCTCAAGCTCAAGATCGGCGGGGGAGAGGGCGGGCACAACGGCCTGCGGGACATGTCCAAGGCCCTGTCCACGAAGGACTACCACCGGGTGCGCGTGGGTGTGGGCCGGCCGCCCGGCCGGATGGACGCCGCCTCCTACGTGCTCAAGCCCTTCTCCTCCACCGAGGCCAAGGAGCTGCCCTTCCTGCTCGACGACGCCGCCGACGCGGTCGAGCACCTCCTCGACCACGGGCTGCTCGAGGCGCAGCAGAAGTTCCACGCGCGGTGA
- a CDS encoding kelch motif-containing protein, whose amino-acid sequence MWLAASVISGSAVALTSTGFTGALAVMPPVMPAAETTAAGTEELVVNGSLAEGTGTPSCFFSAGWGERAVQEGLSTDVPAGSPAGARSYSLQVSGHVSGDAKLLQAEADGCAPAVTAGQSYDLSIDYKSTSDRNSLTVFVHTATGWQYHTDLKMLPASAEWTTAQARLENLPEGVDRVSFGISLSGDGELKTTNYSLQPVPVEAPPPAPADGELVVNGALATGEGVPTCFLPAGWGDRTLQQELDTDVPAGSPTGARSYSLQVSGYASGDAKLLQAETDGCAPTVAEGTDYDLSIDYKSTSDRNSVTVFVHTAEGWKYHTDLKMLPPSPEWTTAQARIKDLPAGVDRVSFGISLSGDGQLKTTNYSLQPVETEAQPAPQSAELAGQWDVLETELPIRAIHTTLLHDGRLLLIAGSGNDGNQFAAGTFRAVVWDPDTNGFTEIPVPYDMFCAGHVTLPDGKVLLAGGTMAFPEQDAGPNTFKGSKQSYYFDPADNTFHKTSDMAGAHWYPSLTKLGNGNIWAAGGLDEKAEGTVLTEMFDHSSMSWLPQNSVPQTWSYWGTYPHMYLLDDGKMFYSGGHTFGNGLPGTGASIYDWQDAAIWDVPGLREKDLRDQAGSVFIGPAQDQRVMIVGGGNTDTNLPATNLVDIIDLNQESPAYVPGPDLPGPGKAYVNLVNLPDRTVLAANGAQYNRSGDVLTAALYDPDANSWTSINPDPVGRNYHSSSILLPDGRVAVFGSNPADNSFDFRISVYSPPYLFQGARPQVVQAPESAGYGDVLELGVEGEVVSASLMAPMSATHQTDTNARLVDLPLAGEGNTRTVQVPDNPNLLPPGPYMLTVLDAKGVPSEAKWVWIS is encoded by the coding sequence GTGTGGCTCGCCGCCTCGGTGATCTCCGGCTCCGCCGTCGCGCTGACGTCGACCGGATTCACCGGGGCGCTCGCCGTCATGCCGCCGGTCATGCCGGCGGCCGAGACCACCGCGGCTGGAACCGAGGAACTGGTGGTGAACGGTTCCCTCGCGGAGGGGACGGGAACTCCCAGCTGCTTCTTCTCGGCCGGCTGGGGCGAGCGGGCGGTGCAGGAAGGCCTGTCCACCGACGTGCCGGCGGGTTCTCCTGCGGGTGCCCGCTCCTACTCCTTGCAGGTCAGCGGCCACGTCTCCGGTGACGCCAAGCTGCTGCAGGCCGAGGCGGACGGGTGCGCCCCTGCGGTCACGGCGGGGCAGAGCTACGACCTGTCCATCGACTACAAGTCCACCAGCGACCGCAACTCGCTGACCGTGTTCGTGCACACGGCGACCGGGTGGCAGTACCACACGGACCTGAAGATGCTTCCGGCCAGCGCGGAGTGGACCACCGCCCAGGCCCGGCTCGAGAACCTCCCCGAGGGCGTGGACCGGGTGTCCTTCGGGATCTCCCTCTCCGGCGACGGGGAGCTGAAGACGACCAACTACTCGCTGCAGCCGGTGCCGGTGGAAGCGCCACCGCCGGCGCCGGCCGACGGTGAGCTGGTCGTCAACGGGGCCCTGGCCACGGGCGAGGGCGTCCCGACCTGCTTCCTGCCCGCGGGCTGGGGGGACAGGACGCTCCAGCAGGAGCTCGACACCGACGTGCCGGCGGGGTCGCCCACGGGCGCCCGGTCCTACTCCCTGCAGGTCAGCGGCTACGCCTCCGGTGACGCCAAGCTGTTGCAGGCCGAGACGGACGGGTGCGCGCCCACCGTGGCCGAGGGGACGGACTACGACCTGTCCATCGACTACAAGTCCACCAGCGACCGCAACTCCGTGACCGTGTTCGTGCACACGGCGGAGGGGTGGAAGTACCACACGGACCTGAAGATGCTCCCGCCCAGCCCGGAGTGGACCACCGCCCAGGCCCGGATCAAGGACCTGCCCGCGGGCGTGGACCGGGTGTCCTTCGGGATCTCCCTCTCCGGCGACGGCCAGCTGAAGACCACGAACTACTCCCTGCAGCCCGTGGAGACCGAGGCGCAGCCTGCGCCCCAGTCGGCCGAGCTCGCCGGTCAGTGGGACGTCCTCGAGACTGAGCTGCCCATCCGGGCCATCCACACCACCCTGCTGCACGACGGGCGGCTGCTGCTCATCGCCGGGTCCGGCAACGACGGCAACCAGTTCGCCGCCGGCACCTTCCGCGCGGTGGTCTGGGATCCGGACACGAACGGGTTCACCGAGATCCCGGTGCCGTACGACATGTTCTGCGCCGGTCACGTCACGCTCCCCGACGGCAAGGTGCTGCTCGCGGGCGGCACGATGGCCTTCCCGGAGCAGGACGCGGGCCCCAACACGTTCAAGGGGTCCAAGCAGAGCTACTACTTCGACCCCGCGGACAACACGTTCCACAAGACCAGCGACATGGCCGGTGCGCACTGGTACCCGTCGCTGACCAAGCTCGGGAACGGGAACATCTGGGCTGCCGGTGGCCTCGACGAGAAGGCCGAGGGCACCGTGCTCACCGAGATGTTCGACCACTCCTCGATGAGCTGGCTGCCGCAGAACAGCGTTCCCCAGACCTGGAGCTACTGGGGGACCTACCCGCACATGTACCTGCTGGACGACGGCAAGATGTTCTACAGCGGCGGCCACACCTTCGGCAACGGGCTGCCGGGCACGGGTGCCTCCATCTACGACTGGCAGGACGCGGCGATCTGGGACGTTCCCGGGCTGCGGGAGAAGGACCTGCGGGACCAGGCGGGCTCCGTGTTCATCGGGCCGGCCCAGGACCAGCGGGTCATGATCGTCGGCGGCGGGAACACGGACACCAACCTGCCGGCGACGAACCTCGTGGACATCATCGACCTCAACCAGGAGTCCCCGGCGTACGTGCCGGGGCCCGACCTGCCCGGTCCGGGCAAGGCGTACGTGAACCTGGTGAACCTGCCCGACCGGACGGTCCTGGCGGCCAACGGGGCCCAGTACAACCGCAGCGGTGACGTGCTCACCGCCGCTCTGTACGACCCGGACGCCAACAGCTGGACGTCCATCAACCCGGACCCCGTGGGACGCAACTACCACTCGTCCTCCATCCTGCTGCCCGACGGCCGCGTGGCGGTGTTCGGCTCGAACCCTGCTGACAACTCCTTCGACTTCCGGATCTCCGTCTACAGCCCGCCGTACCTGTTCCAGGGCGCCAGGCCGCAGGTCGTGCAGGCTCCGGAGTCGGCCGGGTACGGGGACGTCCTCGAACTCGGCGTGGAGGGCGAGGTGGTCTCCGCGTCCCTGATGGCGCCGATGTCCGCCACGCACCAGACCGATACCAATGCCCGGCTCGTCGACCTGCCCCTGGCAGGAGAAGGGAACACCAGGACGGTGCAGGTGCCGGACAACCCCAACCTGCTGCCCCCCGGTCCCTACATGCTGACGGTGCTCGACGCCAAGGGCGTTCCCAGCGAAGCGAAGTGGGTGTGGATCTCATGA